The following is a genomic window from Dehalogenimonas sp. 4OHTPN.
GGACGCATCTTGGCGGCGAGGGCGCCGATCTGGTGCGCAGCGCCTCCCCCGACCTGGTGGTTTTGGATCTCGGGTTGCCGGACATGAGCGGCTTCGATGTCCTGAAGCGCATCCGCGCTTTTTCCAAAGTGCCGCTCATTGTCCTCACCGTCAGGAACGACGAGGTGGATGTGGTGCGGGCTTTCGAGCTCGGCGCCGATGACTATGTCACCAAACCGTTCCGCCAGTTCGAATTCCTGGCGCGGGTACGTTCAGCGGTGGCACGTTTCGTACCGGGACAGAACAAAGGAGAGGAGGTCAGGGCGGCCTTCGGCGATTTCCGGTTCGATTCCTCCTTCAGGAAGCTGGAATACCGCAACAAGACCATCGACCTGACGTCTACAGAAAGCGTCACCTTGCGCTGCCTGCTGGAAAACGCCGGCAAGGTTGTCACACACAAAGCCATCGCCCAGCAGATCTGGGGCCACCCGGTGCCGGACGCGGTCAAGATTATCCGGGTCTATATCCGGCACCTGCGGGAAAAGATCGAGGCCGACCCCAACAATCCGACGCTGATTGTCACCAAAGCCGGCGAAGGCTACCTGTTCACCCGAACGGTGTAGGATTAATCATCTGGTCGCAGGCGCCTAGCCTTGCCACTCCGGGCGCATCGGTATAAGATAGTATTTATTCTCCTTTCAGTTTAAGAGGTGTAAATGTCTATTGAACTCGTCCACGTCGGTTTCGGCAATATCCTGGCGATGAACCGCCTGATCGCCATCGCCCCTCCCGGCTCCGCCCCTATCAAGCGTATCATCCAGGAGAGCCGCAACAAGGGTAATCTCATCGACATGACCAACGGCCGCAAGACCAAGGCGGTGATCTTCACCGATTCCGGCCACATCGTCCTGGCGGCTCTGGCGCCGGAAACCATCACCGGCCGGGTGACCGTAGGCCGCGGTGTCATGAAGACCGAAGTGGCCGAGGTACCGCTTGACGTTTAAGCCGCCTCTTCCGGCGCCGGTGCTCATCGTCCTGTCAGGCCCGTCCGGGGTCGGCAAAGACGCCGTACTGGAACGGATGAAGGAGCGGCAGCTGCCGGGAGTGAAATACGTCACTACGGTGACCACCCGCGCCCAGCGCCCGCGTGAAATCGGCGGCAGGGACTACCACTTCTTCAGCCAGCCCGAGTTTAAAAAGCTCATTGAAGCGGATGAACTCCTGGAATGGGCGGAGGTTTACGGCAATTTCTACGGCGTGCCCAAGGCGGCGGTGCGGGAAGCGCTGAGAGCCGGGCACGATGTTGTCGTCAAGGTCGACGTCCAGGGCGCCGCTTCGATCAAGAAGATCACCCCCGGCGCCGTTTTCATCTTCCTGCTGCCGCCTTCGCTCAAGGACCTGGAAGCGCGGCTGTCACGCCGCCTCACCGAATCGCCGGCGGCGCTGAAACGCCGGCTAGAAACGGCGCCGCATGAACTGGAACAGCTGAGCATGTTTGATTATTTTGTGGTCAACCACGAAGGCCGGATTGACCAGGCTGTCGACGGCATCGCCGCCATCCTGGCCGCAGAAAAGGCCCGGGTCCACCCCCGGAACATTAATCTATAGCTCGGTCCAGCCTGAACCTAGAACAACCCCTTCAGTATTGTCGCCAGAATGAAGGCGATGACGCCACAGATAG
Proteins encoded in this region:
- a CDS encoding response regulator transcription factor, with the protein product MKALIVDDDDGIIQLVSLCLILIWPDVKITWTHLGGEGADLVRSASPDLVVLDLGLPDMSGFDVLKRIRAFSKVPLIVLTVRNDEVDVVRAFELGADDYVTKPFRQFEFLARVRSAVARFVPGQNKGEEVRAAFGDFRFDSSFRKLEYRNKTIDLTSTESVTLRCLLENAGKVVTHKAIAQQIWGHPVPDAVKIIRVYIRHLREKIEADPNNPTLIVTKAGEGYLFTRTV
- a CDS encoding DUF370 domain-containing protein is translated as MSIELVHVGFGNILAMNRLIAIAPPGSAPIKRIIQESRNKGNLIDMTNGRKTKAVIFTDSGHIVLAALAPETITGRVTVGRGVMKTEVAEVPLDV
- a CDS encoding guanylate kinase, giving the protein MTFKPPLPAPVLIVLSGPSGVGKDAVLERMKERQLPGVKYVTTVTTRAQRPREIGGRDYHFFSQPEFKKLIEADELLEWAEVYGNFYGVPKAAVREALRAGHDVVVKVDVQGAASIKKITPGAVFIFLLPPSLKDLEARLSRRLTESPAALKRRLETAPHELEQLSMFDYFVVNHEGRIDQAVDGIAAILAAEKARVHPRNINL